One Chryseobacterium indoltheticum DNA segment encodes these proteins:
- the ccsA gene encoding cytochrome c biogenesis protein CcsA has product MKKLQDIIISTRTMAVLLLVYAFAMAYATFLENDYGTPTAKALIYEAKWFELIMLLLIINFVGNIGRYRLWKREKWPVLVFHLSFIFIFVGGAITRYISFEGQMSIREGETSNEIVTDKQFFKIQIEDKGDVLNYQDVPYLMSPLHKDFKATYDFHGKPVKIKTLDYVQRKKDSLVADKNGAEYLHLVSTAETGRQNIYIKSGETKSINGTLVTFNRAIDGAVEFKQVNGQMMIKTPVDATYMTMATQATGNTAKDQYQPLVLRSLYSINELKLVVPEGLRKGKLMAFEGDRKKDQNVPDAMTIEIEGPKTKQIVELSVERGNPNAYKQVTMDGLNIMVGFGPKIYTTPFAIKLDDFVMETYPGSSSPSAYESHIKIIDEGKQTPYKIYMNNVLNYKGYRFFQASYTPDRMGTLLSVNHDFWGTLISYIGYAFLFGGMFVMFFWKGTHFWKLNKMLKDINKKRAATVILLFLSLSLSAQKIETHGTSDGSREHVHVEGDGHTHDIAPQAVQPQGNQQNSLAAPLTKMRMISPDEIIARNKITKEHADKFGYLLVQNYEGRIVPINTQALDVLRKLYKRDKFKGTDGKYLTAEQWFLSINTDTPSWTMVPLIKVDAKGGEELLRKTKADEDGYTSLMNLFPSDGSGNLTYILDADYNTAFRKKPAEQSEYDKQIIKLNERVQIFNEFFSGQFMRIVPVKNDPNHTWHSWLDQKMEPDMESQKVMGPYFAEALQAQKTGDWSKADAELKKLSDYQQKWAKAVVPSETKVNLEVFINKADINFKLLIFYTIIGGLLLILGFLELFKPNKTLNRIIKGIIYVGIAGYVAHFLGLIARWYISGHAPWSNGYEAIIFISWVGISAGLMFYFGFGKPSLGKKTLDSTVKPVKKGNTSNALIPAAGFMVAVIMMGFAHGGSALDPQITPLVPVLKSYWLIVHVAIIVSSYGFFALSMIIAVISLVFYIISDKNLFKVHNDSTLKELAIVSEMSLTIGLFALTVGNFLGGIWANESWGRYWSWDPKETWAFISIMVYAFVLHMRLVPGLRSRWAFHVATMFAFCSMVMTYFGVNYYLSGLHSYAAGDPVPVPAWVYIGLATMFTLALVSYFKFVALKKK; this is encoded by the coding sequence ATGAAGAAGCTGCAGGATATAATTATCTCCACCAGAACAATGGCTGTTCTATTGCTAGTTTATGCATTTGCCATGGCATATGCAACGTTCCTAGAAAACGATTACGGAACACCAACCGCAAAAGCCTTAATTTATGAAGCAAAATGGTTTGAACTCATTATGCTTCTCCTCATCATTAATTTTGTGGGAAACATTGGGCGATACCGTCTTTGGAAAAGAGAAAAATGGCCTGTATTGGTATTTCACCTTTCATTTATCTTTATTTTCGTTGGAGGCGCTATTACCAGATACATCAGTTTTGAAGGTCAAATGAGCATCAGAGAAGGTGAAACTTCAAACGAAATTGTTACCGACAAACAATTCTTTAAAATTCAGATCGAAGATAAAGGTGATGTCTTGAATTATCAGGATGTTCCTTATTTGATGTCTCCGCTACATAAAGATTTTAAGGCAACTTATGATTTCCACGGAAAACCGGTTAAGATAAAAACTTTGGACTATGTTCAGAGAAAAAAAGACAGTTTAGTTGCTGATAAAAACGGAGCAGAATATCTTCACTTGGTGTCGACTGCAGAAACAGGAAGACAGAATATTTACATCAAATCCGGCGAAACAAAATCAATCAACGGAACTTTGGTTACTTTCAACAGAGCTATTGACGGAGCTGTAGAATTTAAACAGGTAAACGGGCAAATGATGATTAAAACTCCTGTTGATGCAACTTATATGACGATGGCAACTCAGGCAACAGGAAATACTGCTAAAGATCAATACCAACCTTTGGTTTTGAGAAGTCTTTACAGCATTAATGAATTAAAGTTGGTTGTTCCGGAAGGTCTTAGAAAAGGTAAACTAATGGCTTTTGAAGGCGATAGAAAGAAAGATCAGAATGTTCCTGATGCGATGACGATAGAAATTGAAGGTCCGAAAACGAAACAAATCGTAGAACTCTCTGTAGAAAGAGGAAACCCCAATGCTTACAAACAAGTAACAATGGATGGTCTGAATATTATGGTTGGTTTTGGCCCTAAAATTTATACCACACCTTTTGCTATAAAACTGGATGATTTCGTAATGGAAACTTATCCCGGAAGTTCATCTCCCAGTGCATACGAAAGTCACATAAAAATCATCGATGAAGGAAAACAGACTCCTTATAAAATCTATATGAATAACGTTCTTAATTATAAAGGTTACCGCTTTTTCCAGGCGAGTTATACGCCAGACAGAATGGGAACTTTATTATCTGTGAATCATGACTTTTGGGGAACTTTAATTTCTTATATTGGTTATGCATTTTTATTCGGAGGTATGTTTGTGATGTTCTTCTGGAAAGGAACCCATTTTTGGAAGCTTAATAAAATGCTGAAAGACATCAACAAGAAAAGAGCTGCAACGGTAATTTTATTATTCTTAAGCTTAAGTTTGAGCGCTCAGAAAATCGAAACTCACGGTACTTCAGACGGTAGCAGAGAACACGTACATGTAGAAGGAGACGGTCATACTCATGATATTGCTCCTCAAGCAGTTCAGCCACAAGGAAATCAACAGAATTCTTTGGCAGCTCCTTTAACGAAAATGAGAATGATTTCGCCTGACGAAATAATTGCCAGAAATAAAATCACTAAAGAACATGCAGATAAGTTTGGTTATCTTTTGGTACAGAATTATGAAGGTAGAATTGTACCGATCAACACGCAGGCTTTAGATGTTTTAAGAAAACTTTATAAAAGAGATAAATTTAAAGGAACTGACGGGAAATATCTAACGGCTGAACAATGGTTCTTATCGATCAATACAGATACACCAAGCTGGACGATGGTTCCGTTAATCAAAGTGGATGCAAAAGGAGGTGAAGAACTTCTGAGAAAAACAAAAGCCGACGAAGATGGTTACACTTCTTTGATGAATCTTTTCCCGTCTGATGGAAGCGGAAACCTTACTTATATTTTGGATGCCGATTACAACACCGCATTCCGTAAAAAACCAGCAGAACAATCTGAATACGATAAGCAAATTATTAAACTAAACGAAAGAGTACAGATTTTTAATGAATTCTTCAGCGGACAGTTTATGAGAATCGTTCCTGTGAAAAATGACCCGAATCATACCTGGCATTCTTGGTTAGACCAAAAAATGGAGCCGGATATGGAATCTCAGAAAGTAATGGGACCGTATTTCGCAGAAGCACTTCAGGCACAAAAAACAGGCGACTGGAGCAAAGCAGATGCTGAGTTGAAAAAGCTTTCGGACTATCAGCAAAAATGGGCGAAAGCAGTAGTTCCATCAGAAACAAAAGTGAATCTGGAGGTTTTCATCAATAAAGCTGATATCAATTTCAAATTATTGATTTTCTATACAATCATTGGAGGTTTATTATTGATTTTAGGTTTTTTAGAATTATTTAAGCCTAATAAAACTCTTAACAGAATCATCAAAGGAATTATTTATGTAGGAATTGCAGGGTATGTTGCTCACTTCTTAGGATTGATTGCAAGATGGTATATATCAGGTCACGCTCCTTGGAGTAATGGTTACGAAGCAATTATTTTCATTTCATGGGTCGGAATTTCTGCAGGATTAATGTTCTATTTCGGATTTGGAAAACCAAGCTTAGGGAAAAAGACATTAGATTCTACAGTAAAGCCTGTAAAAAAAGGAAATACTTCCAATGCTTTAATTCCTGCAGCAGGATTTATGGTTGCTGTTATTATGATGGGATTTGCACACGGAGGTTCAGCGCTTGATCCGCAGATTACACCGCTGGTTCCTGTACTGAAATCTTATTGGTTAATTGTACATGTTGCCATTATTGTATCGAGCTACGGTTTCTTTGCATTGTCAATGATTATTGCAGTAATTTCATTAGTATTTTATATTATCTCAGATAAGAATTTATTTAAAGTTCATAATGATTCTACTTTAAAAGAATTGGCTATTGTATCTGAAATGTCTTTAACTATCGGACTTTTTGCATTAACAGTAGGAAACTTCTTAGGAGGAATCTGGGCGAATGAATCTTGGGGAAGATACTGGAGCTGGGATCCAAAAGAAACCTGGGCATTTATTTCAATCATGGTATATGCTTTTGTTTTACACATGAGATTGGTTCCGGGATTGAGAAGCAGATGGGCATTCCACGTAGCAACAATGTTTGCATTTTGCTCGATGGTAATGACGTATTTCGGAGTTAATTATTACTTAAGCGGATTGCACTCTTATGCAGCAGGTGATCCGGTTCCGGTTCCAGCTTGGGTATATATCGGCTTGGCAACTATGTTTACTTTAGCATTAGTATCTTACTTTAAGTTTGTTGCTTTAAAGAAAAAATAA
- a CDS encoding SPFH domain-containing protein, whose product MEKVLKPMSGYLALVISLLLLGGSAYLFIYGINDGENPDITYVIISLISFFITFFLLKGLMIIQPNHSRVLNFFGKYVGSVKDNGLFFINPLYSSQKMSLRSENLQGQTLKVNDKMGNPIEIAVVMVWKVGDTYKAAFDVERYSDFVKMQSEAAVRHLAMSFPYDNLEDDHAPITLREGGEKINSILEQELTDRLSKAGIIIQEARISHLAYASEIAGAMLQRQQATAIVAARTKIVEGAVGMVDLALKKLSAENIVELDDERKAAMVSNLMVVLCGEKAAQPILNAGTLYN is encoded by the coding sequence ATGGAAAAAGTTCTAAAACCAATGTCAGGTTATTTGGCATTAGTAATCTCTCTTCTTTTATTGGGAGGTTCAGCTTATCTTTTTATTTATGGTATCAATGATGGTGAAAATCCAGATATCACGTATGTTATCATTTCACTTATTTCATTTTTCATTACCTTTTTTTTATTGAAGGGTTTAATGATTATTCAGCCCAATCATTCAAGAGTGCTTAATTTCTTTGGAAAATATGTAGGCTCTGTAAAAGACAACGGATTGTTTTTTATTAATCCTTTGTATTCATCTCAAAAAATGTCTTTACGTTCAGAAAACTTACAGGGACAGACTTTGAAGGTAAACGACAAAATGGGAAATCCAATCGAAATTGCAGTGGTGATGGTTTGGAAAGTAGGAGACACCTACAAAGCAGCATTTGATGTAGAAAGATATTCAGATTTTGTAAAAATGCAGAGTGAGGCGGCAGTACGTCATTTGGCAATGAGTTTCCCTTATGATAATCTTGAAGACGATCACGCACCGATTACTTTAAGAGAAGGTGGTGAAAAAATCAATTCAATACTTGAACAGGAATTAACAGACAGACTTTCAAAAGCCGGAATTATCATTCAGGAAGCGAGAATCTCACATTTGGCTTATGCATCTGAAATTGCAGGAGCAATGCTTCAAAGACAACAGGCAACCGCCATTGTAGCGGCGAGAACTAAGATCGTAGAAGGTGCAGTGGGAATGGTAGATTTAGCTTTAAAAAAGCTTTCCGCAGAAAATATTGTTGAATTGGATGACGAAAGAAAAGCAGCAATGGTAAGCAATTTAATGGTGGTATTATGCGGGGAAAAAGCAGCTCAGCCAATTTTAAATGCAGGAACTTTGTATAATTAA
- a CDS encoding Arc family DNA binding domain-containing protein: MKSEKAQKSPENKSKKSFVIRIDESTYKLLEKWASDEFRSVNGQIEYLLNQNLVNSGRKKKE; encoded by the coding sequence ATGAAATCAGAAAAAGCTCAGAAATCTCCCGAAAACAAAAGCAAAAAATCTTTCGTGATAAGGATAGATGAGTCTACCTATAAACTTCTTGAAAAATGGGCAAGTGACGAGTTTAGAAGCGTCAACGGACAGATTGAATATCTTCTTAATCAGAATTTGGTCAATTCGGGGAGAAAGAAAAAAGAATAA
- the amaB gene encoding L-piperidine-6-carboxylate dehydrogenase has product MSKKIKDFGIEKSLQNLGIKDENKGTSTGGKFFASGKSIESYSPADGRLIAKVKLSNEKDYDKVIESAQKAFLEFRTVPAPKRGEIVRQLGQKLREYKDDLGKLVSYEMGKSLQEGLGEVQEMIDICDFAVGLSRQLHGYTMHSERPGHRMYEQYHPLGIVSIITAFNFPVAVWAWNTALAWICGNVTIWKPSEKTPLCAIACQNIMNEVLAENNLSEGISSVLVADHTIGQKLVDDKRITLVSFTGSTRVGRMVSSKVAERFGKSILELGGNNAIIISKDADLDMSIIGAVFGAVGTAGQRCTSTRRLIIHESVYDEVKNRLAKAYGQLKIGNPLDENMHVGPLIDVEAVNQYELAIEKCKKEGGKFVVEGGVLKGKDYESGCYVKPCIAEVKNSYEIVQHETFAPILYLIKYKTLEEAIAIQNDVPQGLSSAIMTQNLREAELFLSHAGSDCGIANVNIGTSGAEIGGAFGGEKETGGGRESGSDVWKYYMRRQTNTINYTASLPLAQGIKFDL; this is encoded by the coding sequence ATGTCAAAGAAAATCAAAGATTTCGGGATTGAAAAATCATTACAAAATTTAGGAATCAAAGATGAAAATAAGGGAACTTCTACAGGAGGTAAATTTTTTGCATCAGGAAAATCTATAGAAAGTTATTCTCCGGCAGACGGAAGATTAATAGCCAAAGTAAAACTATCAAACGAAAAAGATTACGACAAAGTAATAGAATCTGCTCAAAAAGCATTTCTGGAATTCAGAACTGTACCAGCGCCAAAAAGAGGCGAAATTGTACGTCAGCTTGGGCAAAAATTAAGAGAATACAAAGACGATCTTGGTAAACTGGTTTCTTATGAAATGGGGAAATCTTTGCAGGAAGGTCTTGGTGAAGTGCAGGAAATGATAGACATCTGCGATTTTGCAGTGGGCTTATCAAGACAGCTTCACGGGTACACCATGCATTCAGAAAGACCTGGTCACAGAATGTACGAGCAATATCATCCGCTAGGAATTGTAAGTATCATCACAGCATTCAACTTTCCGGTAGCTGTTTGGGCTTGGAATACCGCTTTAGCTTGGATTTGCGGAAACGTTACCATCTGGAAACCGTCAGAAAAAACTCCGCTTTGTGCAATCGCATGTCAGAATATTATGAATGAGGTTTTAGCAGAAAATAATCTTTCTGAAGGAATTTCTAGTGTATTGGTTGCAGACCACACAATCGGACAAAAATTGGTTGATGACAAACGAATTACTTTGGTTTCATTCACCGGTTCTACAAGAGTCGGAAGAATGGTTTCTTCTAAAGTTGCTGAAAGATTTGGTAAATCAATCTTAGAATTAGGTGGTAATAATGCTATCATTATTTCTAAAGATGCTGATCTTGATATGTCAATTATCGGAGCGGTTTTCGGAGCGGTAGGAACTGCAGGACAAAGATGTACTTCAACGAGAAGATTGATTATTCACGAATCTGTTTATGACGAAGTGAAAAACCGTCTGGCAAAAGCGTACGGACAATTAAAAATAGGAAATCCTTTGGATGAAAATATGCACGTTGGGCCGCTTATCGATGTTGAAGCTGTCAATCAGTACGAATTGGCAATCGAAAAATGTAAGAAAGAAGGCGGAAAATTCGTCGTTGAAGGTGGAGTTCTGAAAGGTAAAGATTACGAATCTGGTTGTTATGTAAAACCTTGCATCGCTGAAGTTAAAAATTCTTACGAAATCGTACAGCACGAGACTTTTGCACCAATTTTATATCTAATTAAATATAAAACTCTGGAAGAAGCAATTGCCATTCAAAATGATGTTCCGCAAGGTTTATCTTCAGCAATTATGACTCAGAATTTAAGAGAAGCAGAATTATTCCTTTCTCATGCAGGTTCAGATTGTGGAATCGCCAATGTAAATATTGGAACTTCAGGTGCCGAGATCGGTGGAGCTTTCGGTGGCGAAAAAGAAACTGGCGGCGGTAGAGAATCTGGTTCTGATGTCTGGAAATATTATATGAGAAGACAAACCAATACTATTAATTACACAGCAAGTCTTCCATTAGCTCAGGGAATTAAATTTGATCTTTAA
- the lat gene encoding L-lysine 6-transaminase → MNNILEIQSNKIKETVGKHVLADGFDFVMDIENSHGSWIHDSVSGKNFLDMFSMFGSASIGYNHPYLVEKSDWLGKMAINKPTLADVYSKEYAHFLEVFERVVLPKELQYAFFIEGGALGVENAMKACFDWKTRKNFDKGLDIEAGICIHFRQAFHGRSGYTLSLTNTSDPRKYQYFPMFEWPRILNPKLHFPITEENLEETIKNENLALIQITEAILSNPDQVACIIIEPIQAEGGDNHFRDEFFVGLRNICDEHEVLLIFDEVQTGIGITGKMWAFEHLSVRPDIISFGKKTQVCGVLANKEKFDEIPNNVFRESSRINSTFGGNFIDMLRFQLVMEVIEKENLLENANIVGEYLLEGLQNLAQKYPEKLSNARGKGLMCAIDLPSPQQRDHLRNELYNDGLIILSCGDQSIRFRPHLNVTTEEIQIAIDKIENNINKI, encoded by the coding sequence ATGAACAATATATTAGAAATTCAGTCAAATAAGATAAAAGAAACCGTTGGTAAACATGTTTTGGCAGACGGTTTCGATTTTGTAATGGATATCGAAAACTCTCACGGATCTTGGATTCATGATTCTGTTTCTGGGAAAAATTTCCTTGATATGTTCTCAATGTTCGGCTCGGCTTCTATTGGGTACAATCACCCTTATCTGGTTGAAAAATCTGATTGGTTGGGAAAAATGGCAATCAACAAGCCTACTTTGGCAGATGTTTATTCTAAAGAATATGCTCATTTTCTGGAAGTTTTCGAGAGAGTTGTTTTGCCAAAAGAATTACAGTATGCATTTTTTATTGAAGGTGGAGCTTTGGGTGTTGAAAATGCAATGAAAGCATGTTTTGACTGGAAAACAAGAAAAAATTTCGACAAAGGATTGGATATTGAAGCTGGAATATGCATCCATTTCAGACAGGCATTTCATGGAAGAAGCGGCTATACTTTAAGTTTAACCAACACTTCAGATCCTAGAAAATATCAATATTTTCCTATGTTTGAATGGCCAAGAATTTTGAATCCTAAATTACATTTTCCAATCACAGAAGAAAATTTGGAAGAAACTATTAAGAACGAAAATTTAGCGTTAATTCAAATTACAGAAGCTATTTTATCAAATCCTGATCAGGTAGCATGCATCATTATAGAGCCAATACAGGCTGAAGGTGGTGATAATCATTTCAGAGACGAATTTTTTGTCGGTTTAAGAAATATTTGTGACGAGCATGAAGTTCTTCTGATATTCGATGAAGTGCAAACCGGAATAGGAATTACAGGCAAAATGTGGGCTTTTGAACACTTAAGCGTGAGACCGGATATTATTTCTTTTGGCAAGAAAACCCAGGTGTGTGGAGTTTTGGCGAATAAAGAAAAATTTGATGAAATACCAAACAATGTCTTCAGAGAAAGCTCAAGAATCAATTCTACCTTTGGAGGTAACTTTATAGACATGTTGCGTTTTCAATTGGTAATGGAAGTTATCGAAAAAGAAAATCTTTTAGAAAATGCAAATATTGTTGGTGAATATCTATTGGAAGGTCTTCAGAATTTGGCTCAGAAATATCCTGAAAAATTATCTAATGCAAGAGGAAAAGGTTTGATGTGCGCAATAGATTTACCATCCCCTCAGCAAAGAGATCACTTAAGAAATGAGCTTTACAACGATGGTTTAATCATTCTTTCTTGTGGTGATCAGTCAATCAGATTCAGACCACATTTGAATGTTACAACAGAGGAAATTCAAATTGCCATAGACAAAATCGAAAACAATATTAATAAAATTTAA
- a CDS encoding DUF2007 domain-containing protein translates to MERNTRVSVFESDKSAEIQLIKSKLDDAQITNDVENNYLTFTTTPTATSLKVMVDLHDEKKAFEIIDAYLQQNQNQ, encoded by the coding sequence ATGGAACGTAACACTAGAGTCTCAGTTTTTGAAAGCGATAAATCTGCAGAAATTCAGTTAATTAAGTCTAAATTAGACGATGCACAGATCACTAATGATGTTGAAAATAATTATCTCACTTTTACAACTACGCCTACAGCAACAAGTTTAAAAGTAATGGTAGATTTACATGACGAGAAGAAAGCATTTGAAATTATTGATGCTTATCTTCAACAAAATCAGAATCAATAA
- a CDS encoding GNAT family N-acetyltransferase, translated as MTDKNEIHFRKAESNDIDTIWEIIQQSIERRRKDGSDQWQNGYPNLQTIESDVSKGFGHVLTVNNDVAVYVALIFNDEPAYSSIDGEWLTTGEFVVVHRVAVSEKFAGQGLAKKLFDYIEDFTKSQNVASVKVDTNYDNIAMLKILESKGYTYCGEVVLAGGVRKAFEKVLI; from the coding sequence ATGACCGATAAAAACGAAATCCATTTTAGAAAAGCTGAATCAAATGATATTGATACCATCTGGGAAATTATACAGCAGTCTATCGAACGCAGAAGAAAAGATGGCAGTGATCAATGGCAAAACGGATATCCCAATTTACAAACCATAGAAAGTGATGTTTCTAAAGGGTTTGGCCATGTTTTGACAGTTAATAATGATGTTGCGGTTTACGTTGCACTGATTTTCAACGACGAACCAGCCTACAGTTCAATTGATGGTGAATGGTTAACAACCGGAGAGTTTGTAGTTGTACACAGAGTTGCAGTTTCAGAAAAATTTGCAGGACAAGGACTTGCCAAAAAACTTTTCGATTATATTGAAGATTTTACAAAGTCTCAGAATGTTGCTAGCGTAAAAGTTGATACCAATTATGACAATATTGCCATGCTGAAGATTTTAGAATCTAAAGGATACACTTATTGTGGTGAAGTTGTTCTTGCAGGAGGTGTAAGAAAGGCCTTTGAAAAAGTGTTGATTTAA
- a CDS encoding GbsR/MarR family transcriptional regulator, with amino-acid sequence MKKSLEVDAKIFQDAVKFYGTVLNLPPLASKIYSYLIFDFDKVGITFDEFVEVFSASKSSVSTNLNLLINSELIIDVNKMDERKRYFFANDDYKKIRFEKIVQKMQDELKLLDDLKNFRKTEHKEDEERIEVYKALLNKNISNIQESLNKL; translated from the coding sequence ATGAAAAAAAGTTTAGAAGTAGATGCGAAAATCTTTCAGGATGCTGTGAAGTTTTACGGTACTGTTCTTAATCTACCGCCTTTGGCTTCAAAAATTTATTCGTACCTCATTTTCGATTTTGATAAGGTGGGAATTACTTTTGATGAGTTTGTTGAAGTCTTTTCAGCAAGCAAAAGCTCGGTTTCTACCAACCTCAATTTACTTATCAATTCAGAATTAATCATTGATGTTAATAAGATGGATGAAAGAAAACGTTATTTTTTTGCCAATGATGATTACAAAAAAATAAGGTTCGAGAAAATTGTTCAAAAAATGCAAGATGAATTGAAACTACTAGACGATCTTAAAAATTTCAGAAAAACGGAGCATAAAGAAGACGAAGAAAGAATTGAAGTCTACAAAGCTCTTTTAAACAAAAACATATCAAATATTCAGGAATCTCTTAATAAACTATAA
- a CDS encoding efflux RND transporter periplasmic adaptor subunit: MTNKLILFSVAAFSLTACKKEAPKQDGPKPFPVVSVENKNVVGYDTFPASIEGRVNNDVRAKIQGYITQVLVDEGQYVTKGQPLFRLETNILTENAAASKAGIGAAESNIAAAQAQVNAANVEVNKLKPLVQKNIISNVQLQTAQANLAQAQAGLQQAIAAKRQAVANYKGVEANIDYSVIRAPISGVIGKLPLKVGSLVGPTDQVALTTISDTSEIFAYFSMNEKSYFDFLENSVGANVPEKIKNLPMVELELANGSIYPEKGRIEAITGSLDPTTGTIQFRVSFKNAQKLLSNGNSGTIRFPKRYDNVLVVPESATYEQQGIVYVYKVEKDTARNTVVEVIERIDNLALIKSGVKKGEVIIAAGTGNIKPGTAVKPKKVSMDSLVQSVKPKF, translated from the coding sequence ATGACAAACAAGCTTATACTATTTTCTGTAGCAGCATTTTCACTGACTGCCTGCAAAAAAGAAGCTCCGAAACAGGATGGCCCAAAACCTTTTCCTGTAGTTTCGGTAGAGAATAAAAATGTAGTAGGGTACGACACTTTCCCTGCAAGTATTGAAGGTAGAGTAAATAATGATGTAAGAGCAAAAATTCAGGGTTACATTACTCAGGTTTTGGTGGATGAAGGTCAGTATGTAACTAAAGGGCAACCTTTATTCAGACTAGAAACCAATATTCTTACAGAAAACGCTGCTGCTTCAAAAGCAGGAATTGGTGCTGCCGAATCAAATATCGCCGCAGCTCAGGCTCAGGTAAATGCTGCTAATGTAGAAGTGAATAAACTGAAGCCACTTGTTCAGAAAAACATCATCAGCAACGTACAGTTACAGACGGCGCAGGCCAATTTGGCTCAGGCTCAGGCTGGTTTGCAGCAGGCTATTGCAGCAAAAAGACAAGCTGTTGCCAACTATAAAGGTGTAGAAGCAAACATTGATTACTCGGTAATCCGTGCTCCTATTTCTGGGGTGATTGGTAAACTTCCTTTAAAAGTGGGAAGTTTGGTAGGTCCTACAGATCAGGTTGCTTTAACCACGATTTCGGATACTTCAGAGATATTCGCTTATTTTTCAATGAATGAAAAATCGTATTTTGATTTCTTAGAAAATTCAGTTGGAGCCAATGTTCCAGAAAAAATAAAAAATCTTCCGATGGTTGAACTTGAATTGGCAAACGGAAGTATTTATCCTGAAAAAGGAAGAATCGAAGCAATTACTGGTTCTTTAGATCCTACAACAGGAACTATTCAGTTCAGAGTTTCTTTTAAAAATGCTCAAAAACTTTTAAGTAACGGAAACAGTGGAACCATAAGATTCCCTAAACGCTATGACAACGTTTTGGTAGTACCGGAAAGTGCAACTTACGAACAGCAAGGAATTGTTTACGTTTATAAAGTTGAAAAGGATACTGCCCGAAATACAGTTGTTGAAGTCATTGAAAGAATCGACAATTTAGCATTAATAAAATCCGGAGTTAAAAAAGGGGAAGTAATTATTGCAGCCGGAACCGGAAATATAAAGCCGGGTACAGCCGTAAAGCCTAAAAAAGTAAGTATGGACAGCCTCGTTCAATCAGTAAAACCGAAATTCTAA